In Candidatus Eisenbacteria bacterium, the DNA window TGGATGGCATTTGTGGAAGCGACAGGGCCTGAAAGGATCGGGGGCAATACTGGAGGCGCTGCAGACAGGGTGTTGGATCGGGGTGAGGTGTAATCATTTTCTATACAGGAGCTTAAGACTACCCCACGTAGCATTTTTCGTCGGTGTTTGGTCGCAGGCGGGATCAAGACGGCCGATGAGATCGCAGCCTTCCGGGGAATTTCCGGGAGCACATGGGCTTTGGAATGCAATATGGAAGTCTCCCAATTCAGGATCACAGAACCTGGGGTCAAGTGAAATATTGTCTTCTATAAAGGCGTTATCAGGATTTGTCAACTCGAGTGAGTCGGGCCAGAAGTTGTTGCAGGTTATGTGCATCCCGACAGATGAAGATGCGACAACAGGCGATTCAAAAAATATATTATTGCTGCAAATTGGATGATTCCCATGATCTGAATTGAAGACCACGAATGTACCCACTATGGTGTTGTGATCGAATTGTATTGCGGAATTAGAATAATTCATCCAGAATTGAAAATCAGTTCCCACCGTGTGGCCGACGCTATTCCATACATGATTCTCTGTGAAGATCAGTGAAAAGTGTGGATCTCCCACGGTTAGGCGGGGAGCAAGCTTAATGCGCGTCGCACATGGTCCGTCCAAATCCAAAAACGAATTACCCTTTATAGTCGCTGAGAGGTTGGCCACGCGTAAACCTGTACGGCCATCGCAAGATCCAGATCCTTGAAAACGACAATCAATTATTGATATGGGGCCGGTGCCACTGGAATATAATGCCGCCCCGAAAGCTCGCGATCCTGAGTGGATATAAAAATCACAGTCCTTTACAATGCTCTCTTCAAAATTATAAATGTAAGCAGAGCCACCGACGTCGTCAGCATCATTGTTATCGAATACGCACCCGACCATCGTAACCGTGAAGATGTCCGACAAATAGACGGCCCCGCCTCCCATAGATGAATCATCCAGCAGATAATTGTCATGAAAGTGACAATCTTGAATTGTCGCCGATCCTCCAAGGCCCCGGCTCCACCAAGATATGGCACCACCTGAAATAAGCCCATATTCTTCCGGGGCCCCACCCCCATTCCGGAGCGTAAAACCCTCTACAATGAGATCTTCGGCATCCCCGCCAACCATGTAGATGATACTTTTCTCTCTTCCTTCGATAATGGCTGAACCATCCAATATGGTATTCTCTTTGCCTTCAATGCCAATGAAAGCCAGGGATTTGCTTTCAAGCGGGATGTGCTCATAGTAAGTCCCAGGACCGACAAGAATAGTGTCCCCAGAGGCTGCGATTTCCGCTATGGCGCCGATCTGATTTTCAGGCTGAGCCGGGTTCCACTCCACTGTCCATGTCGTGGCCTTTGAATTGCTGCTGACTAATAACGTTCCAAACGATATTAAGGCAACCATAGCCCGCGATCGGAAAAGCGATAGCAGGCTAAATGGTGAGTCAAGGGGATTCACATTCACCCCATTTCCTGCCATTCCAATTCTCTGCATAGCCCAATTACCGAATTAGGACGAGACGTCGGGATTCGCTTTTGATATCAGTGCTTGCGGTTAACCAATAGACACCCGATGAAAGCATATGGTCGCTATCATCCATCCCATCCCACATAATATCAAAGGCTCCGGGGGCTTTGTGGCCATCAACTAAACGTCTTATTATCCTTCCGGTGACGTCAATAAGAGAAATCTCTACATGACCAGCTGACTCTATTGAGAATCGGAGATTACTATGCGGACGAATTGGGTTAGAGAATGGAGCGATCGATATGGCGCTTGTTGCCAAATTCCCTCCGTCTGAAACACCACTCGTCGGTCCCGTCAAATACACCACGTGTATCTCAAGGTCATCGAGTGATGTCCCGACCCAAATAAAATTTTCGCCTTCATAGTACCCGTATAAATACCCGCTGACAAGAGATTCTCCTGTTTCTTGATTTATCGTTGTCATAGAGCAATCATGTATGCCCTCTTCCACCATTGCGACCAAAATCTCATCGTCCTCAAACGTTGGAAAAGTATTCGAGCTTACGCGCCTCACCCAAGCAACACGATCGGGCGAATGCTCCGGAGAGGGGTTTTGAAGAACAGGTACCCAGAAATAAGCTGATGCCAGCCATTGAAGCCATTCCGTATCGCCTATAGTAAAACTCCTGACCGGTAGAATGGAGTACATATCATCCGCGGTGAAGACTGTCTCATGCCAAATATAGTCCAATGCTGATTCGACCGCGCCTCCAACATTCAGTCTTCCCTTCCCATAATCTTCGGCCTCACAGGTTTCACAAACTCGACTATAAGTATCTGGGTCCCACGGATCCTCACTGAACGGAAGCGCCGTACCTTCCAGTAATCCGATGACATCCTCGGCCTCGATATAATAACCCCTTTCCGCATGATGGATCGCCTGCAATAATCCGATGGCTCCTGACGCTTGCCCGGCAGCCCCTGATGACCCTATCCCAGTTGAAAAGTAGTAGTCGGCATATCCTTCTTCTGGAAGTTCAACTAATAATGGATGAGTTGTAACCGCTCTTCCGGAGGATGGGGCACAAATTTTTACATTGCCTGGTCCTGCTAAATTAAGAGTCGTGTCTGGACACAGGCCTGTACTTTCGGCAGTATAACAGGTGTTATCCTCTTCCCAGAACTGGCCAAGCCAGGTATATCCAGCGACGCCGACAACAAAGGGAAATGCACAGGGATACCCTACTGCCGGCGTTGGATATTCGTGGCCGGCACTGGAGGCCGCTGTCACAATGCCTATTTGAAGGGCATTCCAAAAAGCAAATATCGAATCCTCCAAATGGTCTTCCAATCCGACATCACCGAATGAACAATTCAGTGCAACTGTGCGTCCTGGAATATGTCCATTCAACGTCTCGGTTACCAGATTATTAACGTATGTACGGTACATATCCGTGACATAGCCACAACCCTCGACCAATAGCCCATCCTGATAATCGACGCAATCCCAATAGCTGCAGTGGGGGATGGCAATATCCAGGATTGAGCAATCTGGACAGATCCCCGCAACGCCTATCTCATTATTTGTTAAGGCGGCCGCGAGGCCAGCCATTTTTGTTCCATGATCGCCACAGAAATCAATATCATAGTAATGAAATCGTGAGAAAAGCTCGGGATCCGGCAGCTGGCTGTTGATGGATCTCAAGTCTTCATGTCCAATAGGGTCATGCCCAACCCAATTGTCAAAAATCCCAACATCGGCGACAGCAATGACAATATCCGGATCACCGACCCCTTCATACCAATATTGAAGAGCGTCTAAATCGAGATCGTACTCGGAAAGGGCTTGCTGACAGCATACCTCATCGGTCCTAAGACCTTCGTTTTTAAGATTCCATTGAGCGTCGTCTGAAATGTAGCGCCAACTGTCAAAATACTCGTCATTTGGAATGCTTTGGAGTTTTAGTCCGCGGTTGCCTACGGACCCAATGCTTCTTATGCCTGGCACACGCTTAAGTGCCCGCAGCGCCCCGGTTGCCTCCTCTATTCCGGGGAACGTCACCTGAAAATAGCCCGATAGGTCAATGAGCTGAACTCGCTTGCCGTTAATCCCGACGCCAGTCGTATCTGAAGGGCTGGATTGGGGGAAAGTTTTCATGAGGGTCAGGGCCCCGTGATTGGCCAAAGCTCTCCGAATGTTGGAATTTCTAAAGTCTACCTCCTCAATCGGAATTGAGTTCCCCGTATAGAATGTTGGATGTTGGGGCTGGACACTAGTTGAAAAGCGGATGGACAAAACGTCAGAGGTAGCCACCGGATCCTCGGGCGCGTCTTCTTCGCCTCCATCAGCCCAGGGCTCTTCGTCGTCCCCACCTCCATCTAACCCGCCGGGACAGGGATTATTCCCTGCCACGCCAAATCCCATCACGCCATAATCCATGATTGCGTCTGTCCCGGCTGTTTGAGTGCAGTCAACGAATGCTCCGCCTTGGACTGAATGAGCCGTGAGCGGAATCGTTCCATTCGAATAGGCATAGGTCAGAAACCAATAAACCGGAACCATTTCGCCACCCAGGCAATCAGGCGCCCAACTCACCGCTGTTCCCTCACCGGGATCAGGCCAGTTAGCCGTGGCGACTTCTAGGGGAGATCCAATAATGTCACATGGCCCCCAGCTGCCCATCGCCAAATTTTCTGGATCATATTGTCCAAGCCCGAAGGTGAACGTATTGAGCCGATCAGATACATCATCGGGAAAGGCGGCGATCACAAACCATTTCTGGGGAGTGCCATCGGCGGCTGCGGTTGGATTGAGTTGGCTGCAATCTCCCGGGAGGGTCAGATCCCCGCAGGAAGCAGAGTAGACCAACTGTGGGTCATGGTGGACGACAAGAACCCCGCCTTCATTAATCCCAGCAAATGCGCTTGATACAAAAGCACATAGGGCAAACAGAACTGTTACCGGTCTCATCTCACCCTCCTAAATCACCCCAGTCGTTGAGTCAGCTCACAGTCCAGATAATGGGATTCAAGCGATGCCGGAAGCCTCACCCTAGAAACACAAAATCCGTCACCCCATCGCTGGAATGAACGGATTCATACTTCCTTCGGCTGCTTCGATGGCACGGCTCCATCTACGCCTCCGCTTGATTTCCAACTGCCAATTCAGACTAACGGGCAACCCCTGGAATTGTCCCAGTAATGCGATCTGCAGGAAGGATATGCCAATCCCTACTTGGTGTCAATCCCAATTGTGCGACGGCTGGATTGGGAGGGATTCGCTTGACTGGCGATGGCGAGAGATAGGGAGGGGTGATCCAGTGGCCAAGCCGCCGACGATGGAAGCACATTATTGCCCTTCCAGGTTGTCCGCCCGGCTCTCATCTTATACATCCGGCTAATTCTTAACCCCTGGTACCGACTCGCACGGATGTGGGTTCGTGCGACCAAAGTGGGTTTCGGTGGAGGATCGAATTTATAAGTGACATGCACAATGGCTCGCTTCTTCCCGCCTTCCTCAACTGTCTCCACCCGGATTTGTTCAACCAGGGTCTCGAGGACGGGACCGGGATCACGAAGGAAGGCTTCCAGATCAGCCCAGATCAGGTTCTCGATTTCACTGACACGCCCCCGTCTCTTGGCTGCCAAACGGAGAAACCTCGGGCCGCGCCAGTGGGAGATGGCGTGGCCCACATTTTCCCGGCTCAGCCTCAGCTCCCAATCCTTTGCTGCCCATAGAAATCCAGCCCCGAATCCCGGCCTGGCACTTGGCCCCAATGAATGTTATTATTCTGGTGCGACGATATGCAGCTCAATCCCACTTAAGGGGGGGGTCCCATGTTGATTCGCTTAATACTGTTTGGACTGTTCCTATTCCTTATCCCAGCTATCTGCCCAGCTACTACTTGGAATGTTTACGAAGATAGTTCGGGTGACGCGCCCACTATCCAGGCCGCTATAAATGCGGCTGAGGAATATGAGACCATATTAGTTAGCCCAGGAATCTATAATGAATCAATTGACTTCCACGGCAAGGTGTTACGCATTCTTAGCACAGATGGACCAAGCGTCACAACAATCACGGCGCTGGGCTTAAATAGCAGAGTTGTCACGATGCAGGAATCATGCGGATCTTTCACCGAACTGGGTGGATTCACAATCACACAAGGTAACGACCGCGTGGGTGCAGGCATACGATGCGATGCACCTGCCCTTATACAAGGCTGCATTATTGAGTGGAACACTGCTACGAGAGATTCGGGTTCTATATACCCAAAGGGTGGGGGTGTTTTTGCGGGTGGAGGCTGCCGTATCATTGGGAATGTGATTAGACATAACCGTTCACTCTTTTGGGATCCTGGCCCCGGGCCGGATCCATGTGATATGCCGTACGGTACTGGAGGAGGCGTTGATTGTCGTGGCTGCATATTGGAGCGCAATGAGGTCACCGAGAATATTTCGAAGATGGGCGGTGGTGTATTGGCGTTGGGGGCCAGTCTAAGGGGCAATCTATTCCGTGGAAACGTAGGTGTCTCAGGCTCAATAATTGACCCACGATGTCTATATGCTGGCCGGAGTGGTGGCGTATATGCTGAAGATTCGGAGCTTGAGAGAAATGCATTTCTTGGGAATACCGCCTATGTAGCCAGTGAGCTGGTTGCAACTACAAGCTGTGAAATTAGAAAAAACATCTTTCATATTGAGTCCTGTAGCTACAGAACTTTTTGTCCCGGAGTCAAAATCCATGGCTCGAATATTGTGGTTGAACGCAATACATTTGTCGGACCTGGCGCCCCAGTCGACTTCCCCATTTGGGGTGTGAATGGAGAAAAATCTTGGGTTGGGAATATCTTCTTTAGAGCACATGTTGGTTATGAACCGCCAGGGGGGTTTTTAAATGCTAATAGTGAAGAGAGCGAAATGATGACGCCCGGGCATGTTCTCTTTTCAAATGCTATTCCTCCACAGTCAATGATTCCTGAAGATGACTTTTATCTCACATCAGGCCAGTTCGATCAAGGGAGCTTTGAGGGAAATATCATCCATGATTCCTTGGTCGCCGAGAATGTTAATATCTATTTCCCTGATTGGCAGACCAATAATCTCATTGGCGATCCCCTTTTCTGTGATCAAGAGGAGAGCGATTTTCGCCTACTTCCCGACAGTCCGGCCCTGCCGGGCAACAATCCTTTCGGCTGGCCAGACACGATCGGGGCGTTCGGAATTGGTTGTGATGCAGTTCCTGTATTGCTATGGGGATTTACAGCTCGTTGGGAAAATAATCAAGCGGTGCTCACATGGTTTCTGGCGAGTGATCTCGGAGGCGGAGGGCTGCATATTTATCGGAAGGCCATACCCGAAGGAGAATTCAAAAGACTGACTTCAAGACTGTTGCCGGTGTGCTCATCCTGTTGCTTCACAGATTCAGATCCTCCTGCCGAAAGCTCTATTCGCTATGTCGTCCGGTTCGTCGGCCATTCGGGTTCCGAAATGTTTCTGGGCGAGACTGATCTTCCACCACGAAAAGCAGAGATATCGCTCGAAGAGCCATTTCCTAATCCCGCAACCGGACTTGTTGCTTTTAAGTGTCGGGCGCCAATTGGAAGTTGGGCAACAATTACGGTTTATGATGCCGCCGGACGTCTTGTGCGAACCCTCTGGGATGGTCCTGTTGCGGAGTATTCCAAAATTGTCACATGGACTGGACGAACGGAAGAAGGGATTCCGGTAGTATCGGGTATGTATTTCGTCAGGTTTCAAAGTGGTGGTCAGGCGTTTACGCAAAAGGTGCTCATGATCCAATAGTCTTTTTCGATCCAGCCCGCCAGGGCATGGCCAAAATTGGTTCAAATTTTAGCTATACCCTGGTGTGGTTATAAGGCGGATTTTAACGCCCACTGTGCGTTTGCATGCGTTTAAATTACTGGCCAGTAATCCCCCACATCCACCCACATCCGAACGCAATACGCCGCCCAATTTTTACCCCCGGCACCGACGCGCACGGGTGTCCGTGTGAGCCGTAGGGATTTTGTAAAGAGAAGGAGAATAGCGCCAACTCAGGCTGAGGCGCACCTCGTGACAAACCGCGCCAGATCACTCCAGCTCTGGGCGCGGGAGATATCCGTCTTGGCAATGCCGGATAGGCTCAGTACGCCGGCCGAAGGTGATGAAGAGGAGTCCTTGTACAAAACAGGCGCGATTTGCTCAAGAATCACGCGGCCCAGGGCGGGGAAATGCCGGGCTCTGGAGGCAAGATATCCGGTGGGGTAGATTTCCGGCTTCAATCTATAGATGGCGGCGTCGCGGGCGAACGCACCGGCCGAGCCGCCGCGCATTTCATGAAACCAGAAACCGGATATGGAGCGGGGAACAAGTTGACCTTCCTCAATCGACTGATAGAGACGGGTCAACCCAAGAGTGGCGGAAAGAATCCGCTTGGTGTCGAGCCAGGTGATCTGTTCATCGCTTGCGGCTCGTCCAGCCCGTTTGAAGGCTCGGCGATAACGCCGCCCTCCCGGTTTAACAAACAAACGCTCCACCACCCGCCGCCCTTCGCGAAGAATCGCCTCGCTGAATACCGGCGCTCGCAAAAACTCTCCGGGCGGATGACCCAAAAGACAACATCCGACACGTGTTAAACTGGTTAAATCCATTTCGGAGAGGGGTGAGTTCCACAGAGCGCGGCAGAGCACCCGTCCGTCGGCCCAATGTGTGCGAATTTGGAAGCCGGTGGGGGATATTTCACGGACAATGGCATTGTCATTATTGATGCCGATTTCGCGATCGCCCTTTTCGTCAATGACTCCGGGAACAGGTGTGAAATTGATGACAAGCCGGCGGGCCAACCCCGGATAGGCCCGCACCAGGTGGCTCCACAACCGCAGAGACATGGCGGTGTTTTCAGATGTCATCGGCTCGCTTGAGAAGGCCGTAAGATTGATATCGCTGAATCCACGGGAAAACTCGCCGAGCGCGATGCCGCCGTAGAGCACGAAAGAATATAGATGCGGGACGATATGGCGCGCCTCATGGACGAGGATTTCAAGCAGTGACGCCAGATCTCTATCAAGCGTGTTCAATCCCTGCCAGATTCCGCGGGGGGCGACAACAAGGGGCGTCCATGTCAAAGGCAAGTCTTTCAAAACAAATCTCGCGCGTTTAATGCCGTTGAACAAACATCGGCTCAATCTCAATTATAACACCAATCCCCGGAAAACGCTTCTCAAGAAGTGACGTTATCTTCGCTTTTAATGAATGTTC includes these proteins:
- a CDS encoding S8 family serine peptidase, translating into MRPVTVLFALCAFVSSAFAGINEGGVLVVHHDPQLVYSASCGDLTLPGDCSQLNPTAAADGTPQKWFVIAAFPDDVSDRLNTFTFGLGQYDPENLAMGSWGPCDIIGSPLEVATANWPDPGEGTAVSWAPDCLGGEMVPVYWFLTYAYSNGTIPLTAHSVQGGAFVDCTQTAGTDAIMDYGVMGFGVAGNNPCPGGLDGGGDDEEPWADGGEEDAPEDPVATSDVLSIRFSTSVQPQHPTFYTGNSIPIEEVDFRNSNIRRALANHGALTLMKTFPQSSPSDTTGVGINGKRVQLIDLSGYFQVTFPGIEEATGALRALKRVPGIRSIGSVGNRGLKLQSIPNDEYFDSWRYISDDAQWNLKNEGLRTDEVCCQQALSEYDLDLDALQYWYEGVGDPDIVIAVADVGIFDNWVGHDPIGHEDLRSINSQLPDPELFSRFHYYDIDFCGDHGTKMAGLAAALTNNEIGVAGICPDCSILDIAIPHCSYWDCVDYQDGLLVEGCGYVTDMYRTYVNNLVTETLNGHIPGRTVALNCSFGDVGLEDHLEDSIFAFWNALQIGIVTAASSAGHEYPTPAVGYPCAFPFVVGVAGYTWLGQFWEEDNTCYTAESTGLCPDTTLNLAGPGNVKICAPSSGRAVTTHPLLVELPEEGYADYYFSTGIGSSGAAGQASGAIGLLQAIHHAERGYYIEAEDVIGLLEGTALPFSEDPWDPDTYSRVCETCEAEDYGKGRLNVGGAVESALDYIWHETVFTADDMYSILPVRSFTIGDTEWLQWLASAYFWVPVLQNPSPEHSPDRVAWVRRVSSNTFPTFEDDEILVAMVEEGIHDCSMTTINQETGESLVSGYLYGYYEGENFIWVGTSLDDLEIHVVYLTGPTSGVSDGGNLATSAISIAPFSNPIRPHSNLRFSIESAGHVEISLIDVTGRIIRRLVDGHKAPGAFDIMWDGMDDSDHMLSSGVYWLTASTDIKSESRRLVLIR
- a CDS encoding T9SS type A sorting domain-containing protein, with translation MLIRLILFGLFLFLIPAICPATTWNVYEDSSGDAPTIQAAINAAEEYETILVSPGIYNESIDFHGKVLRILSTDGPSVTTITALGLNSRVVTMQESCGSFTELGGFTITQGNDRVGAGIRCDAPALIQGCIIEWNTATRDSGSIYPKGGGVFAGGGCRIIGNVIRHNRSLFWDPGPGPDPCDMPYGTGGGVDCRGCILERNEVTENISKMGGGVLALGASLRGNLFRGNVGVSGSIIDPRCLYAGRSGGVYAEDSELERNAFLGNTAYVASELVATTSCEIRKNIFHIESCSYRTFCPGVKIHGSNIVVERNTFVGPGAPVDFPIWGVNGEKSWVGNIFFRAHVGYEPPGGFLNANSEESEMMTPGHVLFSNAIPPQSMIPEDDFYLTSGQFDQGSFEGNIIHDSLVAENVNIYFPDWQTNNLIGDPLFCDQEESDFRLLPDSPALPGNNPFGWPDTIGAFGIGCDAVPVLLWGFTARWENNQAVLTWFLASDLGGGGLHIYRKAIPEGEFKRLTSRLLPVCSSCCFTDSDPPAESSIRYVVRFVGHSGSEMFLGETDLPPRKAEISLEEPFPNPATGLVAFKCRAPIGSWATITVYDAAGRLVRTLWDGPVAEYSKIVTWTGRTEEGIPVVSGMYFVRFQSGGQAFTQKVLMIQ